From the Helicoverpa armigera isolate CAAS_96S chromosome 16, ASM3070526v1, whole genome shotgun sequence genome, one window contains:
- the LOC110384537 gene encoding spermatogenesis-associated protein 17 — MATVYRLLPSAVDFYTELQERATNAENLRHDRFVAAMVINRYTRGYLVRKHVAWLAKNATIIQKAYRSHLARKFTRAALRRAVRLKHAKHYAKAATSIQALWRGHYSRRTKFCYRTYRRWLATVKERGERKAAEAAEFGIRSRADDLRILEEEARQWLAFVVFKLHHLLRTYVCAGVYSEPATTELSEFEKLLKSIHYTEYMRRLKRKYDEFVRKHRPAFSNKRLFPIIGDGSDYWYLSLAEMYELSNPVRKREDNRHRATHHGRIHKEPFLWRKVRPVGQYEGRGPFTPTRSPSPSSPPPPAPTPTVAGGDARKRTPPKDPRFHLYLKYYTPNPALFDYVDFHINVLLRRKCSVENIDKQ; from the exons ATGGCGACAGTTTACCGGCTTTTGCCGTCGGCAGTGGATTTTTACACGGAATTACAAGAAAGAGCCACTAATGCTGAAAACCTGCGTCATGATAGATTTGTGGCAGCGATGGTGATAAATCGCTATACCCGAGGATATTTGGTTCGGAAACATGTGGCGTGGTTAGCAAAGAATGCTACCATCATACAGAAAGCGTACAGAAGTCATCTGGCTAGAAAATTCACTCGTGCTGCGCTTCGGCGAGCTGTGCGCCTTAAACACGCGAAACACTATGCTAAGGCTGCTACGAGCATACAG GCACTCTGGCGCGGACATTACTCAAGGCGTACAAAATTCTGTTATCGCACATATCGTCGCTGGTTAGCCACTGTGAAGGAACGCGGAGAACGAAAAGCAGCTGAAGCCGCCGAATTTGGCATCAGAAGTCGTGCAGATGACCTCAGGATTTTAGAAGAGGAAGCGCGTCAATGGCTAGCctttgttgtttttaaattacatcATTTACTCAGAACCTACGTTTGTGCCGGAGTATATTCAGAACCCGCTACAACAGAATTATCAGAATTCGAAAAACTACTAAAATCTATCCACTATACCGAATACATGAGAAGATTGAAGCGGAAATATGATGAGTTTGTACGAAAACACCGACCGGCTTTCTCAAATAAGAGGTTGTTTCCGATAATAGGGGATGGGTCCGACTATTGGTACTTATCGTTGGCCGAAATGTATGAACTGTCTAACCCGGTTCGGAAAAGAGAGGATAACAGGCACAGGGCAACACATCACGGACGAATTCACAAGGAGCCGTTTTTGTGGAGAAAGGTACGGCCTGTGGGGCAGTATGAAGGTCGGGGTCCATTTACACCGACCAGATCTCCATCGCCTTCTTCGCCTCCGCCTCCAGCACCGACGCCCACAGTAGCTGGAGGTGACGCGCGAAAGAGAACTCCCCCTAAAGACCCTCGTTTCCACCTCTACCTTAAATACTACACTCCAAACCCTGCTTTATTCGACTACGTTGATTTCCACATAAACGTTTTGCTTAGACGAAAGTGTTCCGTCGAGAACATTGATAAACAATAA